The sequence CTGCCATGCACGAGGAAGGGCAGGGAGAGCGACTGCATCATGGCAACGCGCGCATCGTTCTTTTTCATATAGGCGAGATAGATGCCATCAACGCTGCCGCTTGCCGCCAGCCCACGCAGGGCTTCACGCTCCTTTTCCGGCTCCGTCGGCATGATGACGAGATGAAAGCCGCTGCGCGACGCTTCCTCGCCGAGACCGCTTAAGAATTCGCCGAAATGCACATCGGAACGGTGGTGTTCGCCAATCGGCATGACAAGCCCGATGGAACCGACCTTGCCGGTCGCCAGCCGCTGTGCTGCGGCATTGGGGCGATAACCGGTCTTTTCGGCAGCTTCGATGACGCGCCGGCGCGTTTCCGCGCTCACCTCGGGATAGCCGTTGAGCGCCCTGCTGATGGTGGTCTGCGAAATGCCCAGCAGTTGCGACAACTGTTTCAGGTTCATGTCTTTAATTTCCTCCATGCGTGCACCCCGGGAAGCGGCAAAAGCCTCTCCTCGCATTCCCAAAGCGCTTTAGATTTTTACCAGCCCCATCATGTTTTCTCAATCAAAAATGATAGCCGCCTTCTCAAATAAATATGATTATTCGCAAGGCGCTGCAACGTTTCCGAAGAAAGAGCCTCTTGACTCCGTCTGGATGACAATGAGATGAATAGGCAGCCAAAGCGCTTTGATTGGAGAGGACGCTTTGAGCCTTTTATGTGATGGGAGGTAAATCACATGCGGAAGACTCTTTTGGCGACGGCGGCTTCGATCGTGCTGTTGTCGGGTGCGGCCTTTGCCGCCGATCTGAAATTCGCGCCCGGCGAGGACGCCAAGTTTAACTGGAAAAGCTACGAGGACTTCAAGGCGGCCCATGCCGACCTCAAAGGTCAGACGCTGACGATTTTCGGCCCCTGGCGTGGTGAGGACGAGGCCCTGTTCCAGTCGGTGCTGGCCTATTTCGCCGATGCGACCGGCGTGAATGTCCGTTATTCCTCGTCGGAAAATTACGAGCAGCAGATCGTCATCGACACGCAGGCGGGTTCGCCGCCCAATATCGCCATCCTGCCGCAGCCCGGCCTTCTGGCCGATCTTGCCGCCAAGGGTTTCCTCGTGCCGCTCGGCGACGAGACCGCCAACTGGGTCAAGGAAAATTACGGCGCAGGCCAGTCCTGGGTCGATCTTGGCAGCTACAAGGGCAAGGATGGCAACAAGGCTTACTTTGCGTTCCCCTTCAAGGCCGACGTGAAGTCGCTCGTCTGGTATGTGCCTGAGAACTTCGAGGAAGCGGGTTATAAAGTGCCCGAGAGCATGGAAGACCTGTTCAAGCTGACCGACCAGATCGTTGCCGATGGCGGCACGCCCTGGTGCATCGGCCTCGGCTCTGGCGGTGCGACCGGCTGGCCGGCCACCGACTGGGTGGAAGACCTGATGCTGCGCACGCAGCCGCTCGACGTTTACCAGAAGTGGACGACCAACGAGGTAAAGTTCACCGATCCGGCGGTGGTCGAGGCGATCAACGAATTCGGCAAATTCGCCAAGAACGAAAAATATGTCAGCGGCGGCGTCGCGGCCGTGGCTTCCACCGACTTCCGCGACAGCCCCAAGGGTCTCTTCGACATTCCGCCGAAATGCTACCTGCACCATCAGGCGTCATTCATTCCGTCCTTCTTCCCTGAAGGCACGAAGGTCGGAACGGATGCGGATTTCTTCTACATGCCGACTTACGCGTCCAAGCCTGACCTCGGCAAGCCGGTTCTCGGCGCCGGCACGCTCGTCACGGTCACCAAGGAAGCACCGGCGGCCAAGGCATTCGTCGAATTCCTGCAGACCCCGATCGCCCACGAAGTGTGGATGGCACAGTCCAGCTTCCTGACGCCGTATAAGGGTGTGAATGTCGAGACCTATGCCAATGAGCAGATGAAGCGCCAGGGTGAAATCCTCACGACCGCGACAAGCTTCGGTTTCGATGGTTCCGACCTGATGCCCGGCAAGATCGGCGCCGGCGCATTCTGGACCGGCATGATCGATTTCGTCGGTGGCAAGTCCGCCGATCAGGTCGCCGCCGATATCCAGAAGGCCTGGGACGGCCTGAAGTAACAATCGGATCAGGCCCGGCGGCACGCTGCCGGGCCTTTACCAAATGGAACTGCCCCGACGACCGCATAAATCAGCGCGGCGCGGAGAGGATCAGGGAGGGAACATGGCTCAACAACTCGTGTCTGCCATCGGCGTCATGGTAGCGGGCGTTTTTGCCTGCGCGGCCTATTACTGGCTATCCGACAAGGCGCTGCAGGTGATTTTCCCCGTCCGCTCGGGAGATGTCATTCACGCTTCCCGCAATCTAAATCGCCGCGCCGCCGTCCGGCCCTGGCTGTTCATCGGCCCGGCGCTGATCCTGCTGCTGGTCTATCTGGTCTATCCCGTCATCGCCACGCTGATCCTGTCCTTTTATGATCGCACAGGCAGCGAATTCGTCGGCCTCGCCAATTATCGCTGGGCGTTTTTCGACGCCGGTTTCCGCCAGTCGATCTTCAACAACATCCTCTGGCTCGCCGTCGTGCCGGCCGCCTGCACCTTCTTCGGCCTCGTCATTGCCGTCATGACCGACCGCATCTGGTGGGGCAACATCGCCAAATCCATCGTCTTCATGCCGATGGCGATTTCCTTCGTTGGCGCATCGGTCATCTGGAAGTTCATCTATGAATACCGTGCCGAAGGTCAGGTGCAGATCGGCCTCTTGAACGCCATCGTCGAGTTTTTCGGCGGCAGCCCGGAGGTGTGGATTTCCATGCCCTTCTGGAACAATTTCTTCCTGATGGCCATCCTCATCTGGATCCAGACCGGTTTCGCCATGGTCATCCTGTCCGCAGCACTGCGCGGCATTCCGGAAGAAACCATCGAGGCTGCCGTCATCGACGGCGCCAATGGCTGGCAGATTTTCTGGAAGATCATGGTGCCGCAGATCTGGGGCACCATCGCCGTCGTCTGGACGACGATCACCATTCTCGTGCTCAAGGTCTTCGATATCGTGCTGACCATGACCAATGGCCAGTGGAACACCATGGTTCTCGCCAATCTCATGTTCGACTGGATGTTCCGCGGTGGCGGCGACAGCGGCCGAAGTGCTGTTATCGCGCTCATCATCATGGCGGCCGTCACACCGATCATGGTCTGGAACATCCGCCAGGCGAACCGCGAGATGGAGGGCCGCTGAGATGAATATCGTCAAACGCCT comes from Rhizobium rhizogenes and encodes:
- a CDS encoding carbohydrate ABC transporter permease — protein: MAQQLVSAIGVMVAGVFACAAYYWLSDKALQVIFPVRSGDVIHASRNLNRRAAVRPWLFIGPALILLLVYLVYPVIATLILSFYDRTGSEFVGLANYRWAFFDAGFRQSIFNNILWLAVVPAACTFFGLVIAVMTDRIWWGNIAKSIVFMPMAISFVGASVIWKFIYEYRAEGQVQIGLLNAIVEFFGGSPEVWISMPFWNNFFLMAILIWIQTGFAMVILSAALRGIPEETIEAAVIDGANGWQIFWKIMVPQIWGTIAVVWTTITILVLKVFDIVLTMTNGQWNTMVLANLMFDWMFRGGGDSGRSAVIALIIMAAVTPIMVWNIRQANREMEGR
- a CDS encoding ABC transporter substrate-binding protein, producing the protein MRKTLLATAASIVLLSGAAFAADLKFAPGEDAKFNWKSYEDFKAAHADLKGQTLTIFGPWRGEDEALFQSVLAYFADATGVNVRYSSSENYEQQIVIDTQAGSPPNIAILPQPGLLADLAAKGFLVPLGDETANWVKENYGAGQSWVDLGSYKGKDGNKAYFAFPFKADVKSLVWYVPENFEEAGYKVPESMEDLFKLTDQIVADGGTPWCIGLGSGGATGWPATDWVEDLMLRTQPLDVYQKWTTNEVKFTDPAVVEAINEFGKFAKNEKYVSGGVAAVASTDFRDSPKGLFDIPPKCYLHHQASFIPSFFPEGTKVGTDADFFYMPTYASKPDLGKPVLGAGTLVTVTKEAPAAKAFVEFLQTPIAHEVWMAQSSFLTPYKGVNVETYANEQMKRQGEILTTATSFGFDGSDLMPGKIGAGAFWTGMIDFVGGKSADQVAADIQKAWDGLK